From a single Sphingosinicellaceae bacterium genomic region:
- the phaR gene encoding polyhydroxyalkanoate synthesis repressor PhaR, translating into MDEAAAAPDANKPAPVIIKKYANRRLYNTGSSSYITLEHLATMTREGRDFQVLDAKSGEDITRSVLTQIVMDGENGGQTMLPIPFLRQLIAMYGNSMQSMVPHYLEASMNAFAKSQAQFRDTVTGAMGSAMGGGGVFPATALKPFEAIAKQNLAMFQAATDLLSGRPPKPVDAPADELGALKEQMNALQAKLDKLGEK; encoded by the coding sequence ATGGACGAAGCCGCCGCTGCTCCCGATGCCAACAAGCCGGCACCGGTGATCATCAAGAAGTACGCAAACCGACGCCTGTATAACACCGGCAGCTCGAGCTACATCACTCTCGAGCACCTCGCGACGATGACCCGCGAGGGCCGTGATTTCCAGGTCCTCGACGCGAAAAGCGGTGAGGATATCACCCGTTCGGTGCTGACCCAGATCGTCATGGATGGCGAGAACGGTGGACAGACGATGCTGCCAATTCCTTTCCTGCGCCAGTTGATCGCGATGTACGGCAATTCGATGCAGTCGATGGTGCCGCACTATCTTGAAGCGTCGATGAACGCCTTCGCCAAGAGCCAGGCGCAGTTCCGCGATACCGTGACCGGTGCCATGGGCAGCGCAATGGGCGGGGGCGGAGTGTTTCCGGCGACCGCGCTCAAGCCCTTCGAGGCGATCGCCAAGCAGAACCTCGCCATGTTCCAGGCCGCGACCGACCTCCTGAGCGGTCGTCCGCCCAAGCCCGTGGACGCGCCCGCTGACGAACTCGGTGCGCTGAAGGAGCAGATGAACGCGCTGCAGGCCAAGCTCGACAAGCTCGGCGAGAAGTAG
- a CDS encoding acetyl-CoA C-acetyltransferase, which produces MTGVVITAAKRTPVGSFMGAFATTPAHELGRIAIEAALLQAGVGADEVSEVILGQVLTAAQGQNPARQASINAGIAKETPAWGVNQVCGSGLRAVALGVQAIQSGDATVVVAGGQESMSLSNHAQALRAGTKMGGVELVDTMIKDGLWDAFNGYHMGITAENVAEQYQVTREKQDAFAVASQNKASAARSSGRFKDEIAPVTIKGRKGDTVVENDEYIRDGATIESVSGLRGAFKKDGSVTAANASGINDGAAVLVLMSAEEATRRGSTVLARIKSWASTGVDPSVMGIGPVTASRKALDKAGWAVGDLDLIEANEAFAAQALAVGQELGLDPAKVNVNGGAIAIGHPIGASGARVLTTLIYEMGKRDAKKGLATLCIGGGMGIAMCIERD; this is translated from the coding sequence ATGACCGGAGTCGTCATCACCGCCGCCAAGCGGACCCCCGTCGGCAGCTTCATGGGCGCGTTCGCGACCACCCCCGCACACGAGCTCGGCCGTATCGCGATCGAGGCTGCCCTGCTCCAGGCCGGCGTCGGCGCGGACGAGGTCAGCGAGGTCATTCTCGGCCAGGTGCTGACCGCAGCGCAGGGCCAGAACCCGGCCCGGCAGGCGTCGATCAATGCCGGCATCGCTAAGGAGACGCCGGCGTGGGGCGTCAACCAGGTCTGCGGCAGTGGCTTGCGCGCGGTCGCGCTCGGCGTCCAGGCGATCCAGTCGGGCGATGCCACGGTCGTCGTCGCCGGCGGCCAGGAGAGCATGAGCCTGTCAAACCACGCGCAGGCACTTCGCGCCGGCACCAAGATGGGCGGCGTCGAGCTGGTCGATACGATGATCAAGGACGGGCTGTGGGACGCCTTCAACGGCTACCACATGGGCATCACCGCCGAGAACGTCGCCGAGCAGTATCAGGTCACCCGCGAGAAGCAGGACGCGTTCGCCGTCGCCAGCCAGAACAAGGCCAGTGCCGCACGGTCGTCGGGGCGCTTCAAGGACGAGATCGCGCCGGTCACGATCAAGGGCCGCAAGGGCGATACCGTTGTCGAGAACGACGAGTATATCCGAGACGGCGCGACCATCGAGAGCGTCTCCGGCCTGCGAGGCGCGTTCAAGAAGGACGGTAGCGTCACCGCCGCCAATGCCAGCGGCATCAACGACGGCGCAGCGGTGCTGGTGCTGATGTCGGCCGAGGAAGCGACGCGCCGCGGCTCGACGGTGCTCGCCAGGATCAAGAGCTGGGCCTCGACCGGTGTCGACCCTTCGGTGATGGGCATCGGGCCGGTGACGGCTTCACGCAAGGCGCTGGATAAGGCCGGCTGGGCGGTCGGCGACCTCGACCTGATCGAGGCCAACGAGGCCTTCGCGGCGCAGGCGCTGGCGGTCGGGCAGGAGCTCGGGCTCGACCCGGCCAAGGTTAACGTCAACGGCGGCGCCATCGCCATCGGCCACCCGATCGGCGCGTCGGGCGCGCGCGTCCTGACGACGCTGATCTACGAGATGGGCAAGCGCGACGCCAAGAAAGGCCTCGCCACCCTGTGCATCGGCGGCGGCATGGGCATCGCCATGTGCATCGAGCGGGACTGA
- a CDS encoding methyltransferase has translation MNRPLIALTVAAALAAPALAATAYDTILAGAWRSDANKARDQYRHPAQTLAFIGVKPTMTVVEIWPSGGWYTEILAPYLKDKGQLYGALGYSTDPAKTEKSVTTFKTKFANVPGGDKVKLTAFGKDSGPIAPAGSADAVLTFRNVHNWYIGGFAPQAFAAFNAALKPGGILGIEEHRLPEDKPDAMQKDSGYMKRSTVVKLATDAGFKLVGESKINANPKDTHDYPKGVWTLPPTYDAGDQDRAKYAAIGESDRMTLKFVKVR, from the coding sequence GTGAACCGACCGCTGATCGCCCTGACCGTCGCCGCCGCGCTGGCTGCCCCTGCCCTCGCCGCGACCGCGTACGACACGATCCTTGCCGGCGCATGGCGGTCCGATGCCAACAAAGCCCGCGACCAGTATCGCCACCCTGCGCAGACGCTGGCGTTCATCGGCGTCAAGCCGACGATGACGGTCGTCGAAATCTGGCCGTCCGGCGGCTGGTACACCGAGATCCTCGCGCCCTATCTGAAGGACAAAGGGCAGCTGTACGGGGCGCTCGGCTATTCCACCGACCCGGCCAAGACCGAGAAGTCGGTCACGACCTTCAAGACCAAGTTCGCCAACGTCCCGGGCGGCGACAAGGTCAAGCTGACCGCATTCGGCAAGGACAGCGGCCCAATCGCGCCCGCCGGCAGCGCGGATGCGGTGCTGACCTTCCGCAATGTCCACAACTGGTACATCGGCGGCTTCGCACCGCAGGCCTTTGCGGCGTTCAACGCGGCACTCAAGCCCGGCGGCATCCTCGGCATCGAGGAGCACCGGCTCCCCGAGGACAAGCCGGACGCAATGCAGAAGGACAGCGGCTACATGAAGCGCTCGACCGTCGTGAAGCTCGCGACGGACGCCGGGTTCAAGCTGGTCGGCGAATCAAAGATCAACGCAAACCCCAAGGATACCCACGATTATCCCAAGGGCGTCTGGACCTTGCCGCCGACCTACGACGCGGGCGACCAGGACCGGGCCAAGTATGCCGCGATCGGGGAGTCGGACCGGATGACGCTGAAGTTCGTGAAGGTTCGGTAG
- a CDS encoding PEPxxWA-CTERM sorting domain-containing protein — protein sequence MAVQGTTLYGLISTPGFNELTTYDLTQTGGFGYDAVSVIPLNITNLLPQNSITSIAVQGTNLYGLIQTSGFNELITYDLTQTGGFGYDAVSVIPLNITNLLPQNSIRSIAVVGTTLYGLIQTSGFNELITYDLTQTGGFGYDAVSVIPLNITNLLPQNSITSIAVDGTNLYGLISTPGFNELTTYDLTQTGGFGYDATSVIPLNITNLLPQNSIIGIALPSAEGGASVVPEPATWAMMLVGLVSVGQLSRRRARHTVA from the coding sequence ATGGCCGTACAGGGCACGACCCTGTACGGGCTGATCAGCACGCCGGGTTTCAACGAGCTGACGACCTACGACCTGACGCAGACCGGTGGCTTCGGCTATGACGCGGTGTCGGTCATCCCGCTCAACATCACCAACCTCCTGCCGCAGAACAGCATCACCTCGATCGCCGTGCAGGGCACGAACCTGTATGGGCTGATCCAGACGTCGGGGTTCAACGAGTTGATCACCTACGACCTGACGCAGACCGGTGGCTTCGGCTACGATGCGGTGTCGGTCATCCCGCTCAACATCACCAACCTGCTGCCGCAAAACAGCATCCGGTCGATCGCCGTCGTCGGGACGACGCTGTACGGGTTGATCCAGACGTCGGGCTTCAACGAGCTGATCACCTACGACCTGACCCAGACCGGTGGCTTCGGCTACGACGCGGTCTCGGTTATCCCGCTCAACATCACCAATCTGCTGCCGCAGAATAGCATCACCTCGATCGCGGTCGACGGGACGAACCTGTACGGGCTGATCAGCACGCCTGGCTTCAACGAGCTGACGACCTATGACCTGACGCAGACTGGCGGCTTCGGCTACGATGCGACGTCGGTCATCCCGCTCAATATCACCAACCTGCTGCCGCAGAACAGCATCATTGGAATTGCCCTACCTTCTGCCGAAGGCGGCGCCTCGGTCGTGCCCGAGCCAGCAACATGGGCCATGATGCTCGTAGGGCTGGTTAGCGTCGGGCAATTGTCCAGGCGACGTGCAAGGCATACCGTAGCCTAG
- a CDS encoding S9 family peptidase: MTSAPIAPKRPYVTSHHGIDRDDSYHWLRDPGFPEVTDPEILAHVAAENAWFEGWLAPHEATVETLFEELKGRVKQDDTGVPVRDGAWEYWWKFAPGGQYRIWLRAPAGGGVEQVILDEPALAADHEYFRLGGSAVSPDGNWLAYAIDIDGSERFALYIRNLVTGEIGVAVAPNSIGTPVWAADSARLFWTEVNDQWRPWRVRLHTRGSTDLGAIVYEETDGSFFVGLGRSQDRSRVIIRSADHVTAEARLIDAAAPDPTPLLVRPRQAGVDYEVDVADGTLFVRANDTHVNFRVATAPIGDPGAWTELIAGSDSHYIRGLSAFASHLVIEERVDGLDAIRIRSHDGGEHHIAFPEASFTAGLSSNPMPDQPVLRLHYSSMVTPQTAFDYDIASRTLVPRKVQEVPLGYDASLYATERLWATAADGVRVPVSVVWRRDQARGARCHLYGYGAYGLAIPPSFSASRLSLLDRGFAYAIAHIRGGDDLGYGWYLGGKMAHRTNTFNDFVAAAEALVEAGYATPGAISTSGGSAGGTLMGVVANTRPDLWRAVVAHVPFVDVLGTMLDATLPLTPIEWPEWGNPIQDRAAYEAIAAYSPYDNVTAQPYPAMLVTAGLNDPRVTYWEPVKWVARLRELGTGDAPLLMKTNMGAGHGGKSGRFEALHETAEEYAFILAAFDAEPVRVSEDFTQP; encoded by the coding sequence ATGACCTCCGCACCCATCGCGCCGAAGCGCCCGTACGTTACCAGCCACCACGGCATCGACCGCGACGACTCCTACCACTGGCTCCGCGATCCCGGCTTTCCGGAGGTCACCGATCCCGAGATTCTCGCGCACGTCGCTGCCGAGAATGCGTGGTTCGAGGGCTGGCTCGCGCCCCACGAGGCGACGGTCGAAACACTGTTCGAGGAGCTCAAGGGCCGGGTCAAGCAGGACGATACCGGGGTCCCCGTGCGCGACGGCGCTTGGGAATACTGGTGGAAATTCGCGCCCGGCGGCCAATACCGGATCTGGTTGCGCGCGCCCGCCGGCGGCGGCGTCGAGCAAGTCATCCTCGACGAACCGGCGCTGGCAGCCGACCACGAGTATTTCCGGCTTGGCGGATCGGCGGTGAGCCCCGATGGCAATTGGCTCGCTTATGCCATTGATATCGATGGTTCGGAGCGCTTCGCGTTGTATATCCGCAACCTCGTCACCGGCGAGATTGGGGTCGCAGTCGCACCCAACAGCATCGGCACGCCGGTGTGGGCCGCCGACAGCGCGCGGCTGTTCTGGACCGAGGTCAACGACCAGTGGCGACCGTGGCGGGTGCGGCTCCATACGCGCGGCAGCACGGACCTGGGCGCGATCGTCTACGAGGAGACCGACGGCAGCTTCTTCGTCGGGCTGGGTCGCAGCCAGGACCGCAGCCGCGTCATCATCCGCAGCGCCGACCACGTCACGGCGGAGGCACGGCTGATCGACGCCGCCGCACCCGACCCCACGCCGCTACTGGTCCGTCCGCGCCAGGCCGGGGTCGATTATGAGGTCGATGTCGCCGACGGCACGCTGTTCGTCCGCGCCAACGACACCCACGTCAACTTCCGCGTCGCGACCGCTCCCATCGGTGATCCGGGCGCGTGGACCGAACTGATCGCAGGCAGCGACAGCCATTATATCCGCGGGCTTAGCGCCTTTGCCTCACACCTCGTCATAGAAGAGCGAGTCGACGGCCTGGATGCAATTCGCATTCGCAGTCATGACGGCGGCGAGCATCATATCGCGTTCCCGGAGGCGAGCTTTACCGCGGGCCTGAGCAGCAATCCGATGCCCGACCAGCCCGTGCTGCGCCTGCACTACAGCTCGATGGTTACCCCGCAGACGGCGTTCGACTACGACATCGCGAGCCGCACGCTGGTCCCGCGCAAGGTGCAGGAAGTGCCGTTGGGCTATGACGCCAGCCTCTATGCGACCGAGCGGCTGTGGGCGACCGCTGCAGACGGCGTGCGGGTGCCGGTGTCGGTGGTCTGGCGGCGCGACCAGGCGCGCGGCGCGCGCTGTCACCTCTACGGCTACGGTGCCTACGGGCTGGCGATCCCGCCAAGCTTTTCGGCCAGTCGGCTCAGCCTGCTCGACCGCGGCTTCGCCTACGCCATCGCCCATATCCGCGGCGGCGACGACCTCGGCTACGGCTGGTACCTCGGTGGCAAGATGGCGCACCGTACCAACACCTTCAACGACTTCGTGGCGGCGGCGGAGGCACTGGTCGAGGCCGGCTACGCGACCCCGGGCGCGATTTCGACCTCGGGCGGCAGCGCCGGCGGAACGCTGATGGGGGTCGTCGCCAACACGCGTCCTGACCTGTGGCGCGCCGTCGTCGCGCACGTGCCGTTCGTCGACGTGCTCGGCACGATGCTCGACGCGACATTGCCGCTGACGCCGATCGAGTGGCCCGAGTGGGGCAATCCCATCCAGGACAGGGCCGCCTACGAGGCCATTGCCGCATATAGTCCCTATGACAACGTCACCGCCCAGCCCTACCCCGCGATGCTGGTGACCGCCGGCCTCAACGACCCGCGCGTCACCTACTGGGAACCGGTGAAGTGGGTCGCGCGCCTCCGCGAGCTCGGCACTGGCGACGCGCCTCTGCTGATGAAGACCAACATGGGCGCAGGTCACGGCGGTAAGTCGGGGCGGTTCGAGGCGTTGCACGAGACGGCGGAGGAATACGCCTTTATCCTCGCCGCGTTCGATGCCGAGCCGGTCCGAGTGTCGGAAGATTTTACACAACCGTGA
- a CDS encoding PEPxxWA-CTERM sorting domain-containing protein, with the protein MNYYGDRYSNFDSAFSFPTVTDGTNGAWLGGNFIIESGAVPEPASWALMVIGFGALGVAMRSWRSPAYR; encoded by the coding sequence CTGAATTATTACGGCGACCGGTACAGCAACTTCGACTCCGCGTTCAGCTTTCCGACCGTAACCGATGGCACCAACGGCGCGTGGCTCGGCGGCAATTTCATCATCGAAAGCGGCGCGGTACCCGAGCCGGCGAGCTGGGCGCTGATGGTGATCGGCTTTGGCGCCCTCGGCGTTGCAATGCGGAGCTGGCGCTCGCCGGCCTACCGCTAG
- a CDS encoding homoserine O-acetyltransferase, producing MSGTEPFAHDSRFGLDRRVTLDGPLTLASGQRLERVEVAYETYGTLNADASNAVLVCHALTGDQHVASIHPRTGKTGWWSRMVGAGKPVDPARYFIVCANVLGGCSGSTGPGSLDPATGSAYAMSFPVITIADMVAAQVALLDHLGVPQLAAAVGGSMGGMQVLELAARYPERVRSAVVIASAARHSAQNIAFHEVGRQAIMADPEWRRGAYTTSPAAGLAVARMAAHITYLSEAGLTEKFGRRLQDRDALGFGFDADFQVESYLRHQGLSFVERFDANSYLYITRAMDYFDLSVPHDGRLAEAFRGTRTRFAVVSFTSDWLYPTVESRRIVSALNAAGAEVSFVELESPHGHDSFLVEAPELNRVVDGFLRAAA from the coding sequence ATGTCCGGCACAGAGCCTTTCGCGCACGACTCCCGCTTCGGCCTCGACCGCCGCGTCACGCTGGACGGCCCGCTGACCCTCGCTTCGGGGCAGCGACTGGAGCGCGTCGAGGTCGCCTACGAAACCTACGGCACGCTTAATGCCGACGCCTCGAACGCGGTCCTGGTCTGCCATGCGCTGACCGGCGACCAGCACGTTGCCAGCATCCATCCGCGCACCGGCAAGACCGGCTGGTGGTCGCGCATGGTCGGGGCTGGCAAGCCGGTCGATCCGGCGCGTTATTTCATCGTCTGCGCCAACGTGCTGGGCGGCTGCTCGGGCAGCACCGGGCCGGGCAGCCTCGATCCCGCCACCGGCAGCGCCTACGCGATGAGCTTCCCGGTCATCACGATCGCCGACATGGTCGCCGCGCAGGTGGCCTTGCTCGACCATCTCGGCGTCCCCCAGCTGGCTGCGGCGGTCGGTGGCTCGATGGGCGGCATGCAGGTGCTCGAACTCGCGGCGCGCTATCCGGAGCGGGTGCGCTCGGCGGTGGTCATCGCCAGCGCGGCGCGGCACTCGGCGCAGAACATCGCCTTCCACGAGGTCGGTCGGCAGGCGATCATGGCCGACCCCGAATGGCGGCGCGGCGCCTATACGACGTCGCCCGCCGCCGGACTCGCGGTGGCGCGCATGGCCGCGCACATCACCTACCTGTCGGAGGCCGGGCTGACCGAGAAGTTCGGCCGCCGCCTGCAGGACCGCGACGCGCTCGGCTTCGGCTTCGACGCCGATTTCCAGGTCGAGAGCTACCTGCGCCACCAGGGTCTCAGCTTCGTCGAGCGCTTCGACGCGAACTCGTACCTCTACATCACCCGCGCGATGGATTATTTCGACCTGTCGGTGCCCCACGACGGGCGGCTGGCGGAGGCCTTCCGGGGCACGCGGACGCGCTTTGCCGTGGTCAGCTTCACCAGCGACTGGCTGTACCCGACGGTCGAATCGCGGCGCATCGTCAGCGCGCTGAACGCCGCCGGGGCCGAGGTCAGCTTCGTCGAACTCGAAAGCCCGCACGGCCACGACAGCTTCCTCGTCGAGGCGCCTGAGCTCAACCGCGTCGTCGACGGCTTCCTGCGGGCAGCCGCGTGA
- the metW gene encoding methionine biosynthesis protein MetW gives MSELRPDLEAIAKVVPVGARVLDIGCGDGALLAALRDTRQVAGRGIELSGANVAQAVARGLSVVQGDADTDLGDYPDDAFDMVILSDALQAMRRPAVVLDELLRIGKHALVSFPNFAHWRVRASLVFGGRMPVTRTLPVAWYETPNIHLCSVDDFRALTDARGIVVERALFLSGSSEVRALPNLRAERALFVLRRV, from the coding sequence GTGAGCGAATTGCGTCCCGATCTCGAAGCGATCGCCAAGGTCGTGCCGGTCGGCGCACGGGTGCTCGACATCGGCTGCGGCGACGGCGCGCTGCTCGCGGCGTTGCGCGACACGCGGCAGGTCGCCGGGCGCGGCATCGAGCTGTCCGGGGCAAACGTCGCGCAAGCCGTCGCGCGTGGACTGTCGGTGGTGCAGGGCGACGCCGACACCGACCTCGGCGACTATCCCGACGATGCCTTTGACATGGTTATCCTGTCCGACGCCCTGCAGGCCATGCGCCGGCCGGCGGTCGTGCTCGACGAACTGCTCCGGATCGGCAAGCACGCGCTGGTCAGCTTCCCCAACTTCGCACACTGGCGGGTCCGCGCCTCGCTGGTCTTTGGCGGCCGGATGCCGGTGACGCGGACGCTGCCGGTAGCGTGGTACGAGACCCCGAACATCCACCTGTGCTCGGTCGACGATTTCCGCGCACTGACCGACGCCCGCGGCATCGTCGTCGAACGCGCGCTGTTCCTCAGCGGCAGCAGCGAGGTGCGGGCGCTTCCGAATCTCAGGGCCGAGCGGGCATTGTTCGTGCTGCGGAGAGTTTGA
- a CDS encoding peroxiredoxin, whose protein sequence is MAGDTVPNVTFKTRVRDETVEGPNPYRWQDVSTDEIFAGKRVVLFSLPGAFTPTCSSKQCPGYESAYDDMKGTGGVDEVYCVSVNDAFVMFKWAQDLGVKNIKMLPDGNGHFTEKMGMLINKEHLGFGKRSWRYSMVVDDGVIKVLNEEPGKNNDGSDNDPYIESTPEKILAWVCANPVAGSLQKAA, encoded by the coding sequence ATCGCCGGCGACACCGTACCCAACGTCACCTTCAAGACCCGCGTCCGCGACGAGACCGTCGAAGGACCGAATCCCTACCGCTGGCAGGATGTCAGCACCGACGAGATTTTCGCCGGCAAGCGCGTCGTCCTGTTCTCGCTGCCGGGCGCGTTCACCCCGACCTGCTCGTCGAAGCAGTGCCCGGGCTACGAATCCGCCTATGACGACATGAAGGGCACCGGCGGCGTCGACGAGGTCTATTGCGTCAGCGTCAACGATGCCTTCGTCATGTTCAAGTGGGCGCAGGACCTTGGCGTCAAGAACATCAAGATGCTCCCCGATGGCAACGGCCACTTCACCGAGAAGATGGGCATGCTGATCAACAAGGAGCACCTTGGTTTCGGCAAGCGCTCGTGGCGCTACTCGATGGTCGTCGACGACGGCGTCATCAAGGTGCTCAACGAGGAGCCCGGCAAGAACAACGACGGCTCAGACAACGACCCGTACATCGAGTCGACCCCCGAGAAGATCCTCGCATGGGTCTGCGCCAACCCTGTCGCCGGGTCGCTGCAGAAGGCGGCGTAA
- a CDS encoding alpha/beta hydrolase, with protein sequence MALFAEVCGDDRERLARALAGVRAYQAHPYRRASAPLPEIARVGSVALRDYADGTRGGAGRTVVVVPSLINPPTVLDLAEGNSLLRWLAGQGVRPLLVDWGTPGTEELGFGVGEMVSERLVPLLRAAGSAALVGYCMGGTMAVAAATLTPVRRLALLATPWHFGRYDAPQRTGIGEYAAAIRPLASTLGAVPMDLLQPAFWRLGPEGVVAKFEAFGARDPASPAAAAFVALEDWANDGPPLALRVATELFDDLFAADLSGRAEWQVGGCAIRPRELDIPILDVVAMRDRIVPATSALGLGTRLDIDGGHVGMVVGSRARETLWEPLARFLRED encoded by the coding sequence ATGGCGCTGTTTGCCGAGGTCTGCGGCGACGATCGAGAACGGCTGGCGCGGGCGCTGGCGGGGGTGCGGGCGTATCAGGCACACCCCTACCGGCGCGCGAGTGCGCCGCTGCCCGAGATTGCGCGCGTCGGAAGTGTCGCGCTGCGTGACTACGCCGACGGTACTCGGGGCGGCGCCGGTCGCACGGTCGTGGTCGTGCCGTCGCTGATCAACCCGCCGACTGTGCTCGACCTGGCAGAAGGCAATTCGCTGCTGCGCTGGCTGGCCGGGCAAGGCGTTCGGCCGCTGCTTGTCGACTGGGGCACGCCCGGGACCGAGGAACTGGGCTTCGGTGTCGGGGAGATGGTATCCGAGCGACTGGTCCCGCTGCTGCGCGCGGCAGGGTCGGCAGCGCTCGTCGGCTATTGCATGGGTGGCACGATGGCCGTCGCTGCGGCGACGCTGACCCCGGTGCGACGGCTGGCGCTGCTCGCGACGCCCTGGCACTTCGGGCGCTACGACGCCCCCCAGCGCACCGGGATCGGCGAATATGCAGCCGCGATACGCCCGCTGGCATCGACGCTGGGTGCGGTGCCAATGGACCTGCTCCAACCGGCATTCTGGCGACTCGGTCCCGAGGGTGTCGTCGCCAAGTTCGAGGCGTTTGGGGCGCGCGATCCCGCCAGCCCGGCGGCGGCAGCGTTCGTCGCGCTCGAGGACTGGGCCAACGACGGGCCGCCGCTCGCGCTCCGCGTCGCCACCGAACTGTTCGATGACCTGTTCGCGGCTGATCTCAGTGGCCGCGCCGAGTGGCAGGTCGGCGGCTGCGCGATTCGCCCCCGAGAACTCGACATCCCGATCCTCGACGTGGTCGCGATGCGCGATCGTATCGTACCCGCCACCAGCGCGCTCGGCCTCGGCACCCGCCTCGACATCGACGGTGGCCATGTCGGCATGGTCGTCGGCAGCCGCGCCCGGGAGACGCTGTGGGAGCCGCTGGCGCGCTTCCTCCGCGAGGACTAG
- a CDS encoding methyltransferase domain-containing protein — protein MTVHEPEIEDWYATPSGREAARLLARSVGPLLGRASTSRLLALGQTAPVLTRIHGAGGERTAMVVEQARRWPLTTPNRAVVADPERLPFDDALFDDALLIHALELVERPRIVLRELWRVLGPAGRIVLVVPNRAGVWARVEALPFGRGQPYGKGGLARLLEGAMFEVESWSTALAAPPLRRLRWLERPLARLLPQTGGVHVVAARKIDGLRPVGTVARAVLKEAAAT, from the coding sequence ATGACCGTCCACGAGCCCGAGATCGAGGATTGGTACGCGACGCCCTCGGGGCGCGAGGCGGCGCGGCTTCTGGCACGGAGTGTAGGGCCGCTTCTGGGGAGGGCGTCGACGTCACGTTTGCTGGCGCTGGGGCAAACCGCTCCGGTTCTTACCCGCATCCACGGTGCCGGTGGAGAGCGCACCGCGATGGTCGTCGAGCAGGCCCGGCGCTGGCCGCTGACGACGCCCAACCGCGCCGTCGTCGCCGACCCGGAGCGGCTGCCCTTCGACGACGCGCTGTTCGACGACGCGCTGCTGATCCATGCACTCGAACTGGTCGAGCGACCACGCATCGTGCTGCGCGAGCTGTGGCGGGTGCTCGGTCCCGCAGGGCGGATCGTTCTGGTCGTGCCGAACCGTGCCGGGGTGTGGGCGCGGGTCGAGGCGCTGCCGTTCGGCCGCGGGCAACCTTATGGCAAGGGCGGCTTGGCACGGCTCCTCGAAGGCGCGATGTTCGAGGTCGAAAGCTGGTCGACCGCCCTCGCCGCGCCGCCGCTCAGACGCCTCAGGTGGCTCGAACGACCGTTGGCACGCCTGCTCCCGCAAACGGGGGGCGTGCACGTCGTCGCCGCGCGGAAGATCGACGGGCTGCGGCCGGTCGGTACGGTGGCTCGGGCGGTGCTGAAAGAAGCAGCGGCGACCTAG
- a CDS encoding PEPxxWA-CTERM sorting domain-containing protein, translated as MLAPVLLALAAPAVATTIYDNGAPVNFSGNETTAWVQAEDFGFATSTTVGGAGIYVAGIPTIASYDGNLQYYIFANNGGTPGSILASGSVTPTAVDMGLPTPFGSSIYLLSFNFSSAFTAVGGTGYYLGIHASVAGDLNRDEVYWLGAASNATHTGVESNNGTFTNWSGNVNEHAFFLTDGASVPEPASWALMIGGFALTGVAMRQRQAALAA; from the coding sequence ATGCTTGCACCGGTGCTGCTTGCGCTCGCCGCGCCGGCTGTCGCCACCACGATCTATGACAATGGCGCGCCGGTGAATTTCTCCGGCAACGAAACTACGGCGTGGGTGCAGGCTGAGGATTTTGGGTTCGCCACTTCGACGACCGTGGGTGGTGCAGGTATCTATGTCGCCGGTATACCGACGATCGCAAGCTACGACGGCAATCTGCAATATTACATTTTCGCTAATAACGGCGGCACGCCCGGCTCGATCCTGGCCTCCGGCAGCGTCACCCCCACGGCCGTCGACATGGGCCTGCCGACGCCGTTCGGGAGCAGCATCTATCTGCTGTCATTCAACTTTTCCTCGGCCTTTACCGCGGTCGGCGGCACCGGCTACTATCTTGGCATCCACGCCAGCGTTGCCGGTGATTTAAACCGTGACGAGGTGTATTGGCTCGGCGCGGCTTCGAACGCGACGCATACTGGGGTCGAAAGCAATAATGGCACTTTCACCAACTGGTCTGGCAACGTCAACGAGCATGCCTTTTTCCTGACCGACGGTGCCAGCGTGCCGGAGCCAGCGAGCTGGGCACTTATGATCGGCGGCTTCGCGCTGACCGGCGTTGCAATGCGCCAGCGCCAGGCCGCCCTCGCCGCCTGA